The DNA segment ACCCTTAGTGCCGGTGGGGGTCTTGTCCGGCTGACCCAGGACGTACGGTACGTGGACTGAGGCAACGGAGCTAAACTTGTTTGTTTTAAGCGCGGTTTCCGGTAATCCCGGTTGCCGCGCTTTTTTTTTATGGGGCCGGTTTGCTAGCGCTTCGTGTCAGGTGAGTTCCCGCTCTCGTTTGCAAATGGCCCGCCCCCTTTTTAATCTCCTCCTGTTGTTATGAGAGGGTCGGTGCCGGTTTTCCGCAAGTCCCGGCTGAAGATGTCCCGACATGCCGACCCTTCCATTGAATCAGCTCTTTGTACTTGAGTCTTTTCCCGTTCACTGCCTCGATAACGGCATCTATCTGCTCGATAGTCACAAGCGGGCGGATGTTGCGTCTTCCCGCATGCTCATCTGTGTGGCGTTGAAGGTGCTGCTTGCTCATCTTGCGATAAACTCCAGCGTGCCCTCTTTTGAGCATGAACCAAAAAGGCTCTATGCCTTGCCTGTGAGCTTGTCCTTCTTTTATGGATTCTCCGGCTGAGTGGCTTACCGCCTCGTGCCTGTAGCTCTTCTTCGCGAGCCATTTGTACCCGCAGTTCTGACCCGTGTAAACTGCGGTGCCTTCGGGTACGGTTTCTTGCATCATGCTCTGAAGCGTGATACTTGAAACGGGTTCGGCAATCTTCGCCTTAACCTTCTTGCCTGCTCTTTCCTTAATTGCCACGACAGGGATCTTGTCCTGCGCTCCGGCTCCTGACACGCGAGGCTTCTTTTAAGTGTGCGTGTTGTGGTATTTCCCCCTGACGCAGGTTTTATCCATCTCTACATCTACCGCGTGTCACCGTGACGATGTCGTGCGGATGAGGACGATGGACGTATTGGCTGGCGGTATTTGAAATAAACTTTTATAATAAGCCCTCCCCCCACGCGTGTTCTTAAACTGTATCGATCTTCAAAAGCTTTGGACAATGGTGTCGCCTCGCACCGTTGTGCCCCCTTTTGCCGTTTCTGCCGCCCCGTTAAAATTCTGTATAATAGTACTCCCATGAGTTCGCAGACTCCCCTTATGAACCAGTACCTCCGCGTAAAAAGGGAATGCCCGGACGCGATACTTCTTTTCAGGCTCGGGGATTTCTACGAGATGTTCTACGATGACGCGAAAACCGCG comes from the Candidatus Dadabacteria bacterium genome and includes:
- a CDS encoding IS1595 family transposase, producing the protein MSGAGAQDKIPVVAIKERAGKKVKAKIAEPVSSITLQSMMQETVPEGTAVYTGQNCGYKWLAKKSYRHEAVSHSAGESIKEGQAHRQGIEPFWFMLKRGHAGVYRKMSKQHLQRHTDEHAGRRNIRPLVTIEQIDAVIEAVNGKRLKYKELIQWKGRHVGTSSAGTCGKPAPTLS